A stretch of Halichondria panicea chromosome 1, odHalPani1.1, whole genome shotgun sequence DNA encodes these proteins:
- the LOC135349646 gene encoding uncharacterized protein LOC135349646: protein MFGYITSGENCVPTTLFNGSSVAINFSDQSPGDAYTACVFRNKECSVSAINSTTVTVPATMITVQEVRPSGSSYMVRLSLPFTGYPPSDLLIVSTLSPPDSGPITLPFPYTTNQITVTFIDITAGVFYTYTIRIILASNQSNDVVFPVTGNFILALHVLGESVRSPLSTGEAVAVSVAATFTISIAIGLLLGMSLMYTALCITGIGDTTQ, encoded by the exons ATGTTCGGATACATAACGAGTGGAGAAAATTGTGTTCCTACCACATTATTTAATGGAAGTTCAGTTGCAATCAATTTCTCAGACCAATCGCCTGGAGATGCTTACACAGCGTGTGTGTTCAGAAACAAGGAATGCTCTGTGTCTGCAATCAATTCCACTACTGTGACTG TTCCAGCTACAATGATCACCGTACAAGAAGTTAGGCCATCTGGCTCTAGTTACATGGTCCGTTTATCCCTCCCCTTCACCGGCTACCCTCCCAGTGACCTGCTCATTGTTTCCACCCTCTCTCCCCCTGACTCGGGTCCAATCACCCTCCCTTTCCCGTACACAACCAACCAAATCACAGTGACCTTCATCGACATCACTGCTGGAGTCTTCTACACCTACACAATTAGAATTATTCTGGCCAGCAACCAATCAAATGATGTCGTTTTTCCAGTCACTGGAAATTTCATATTGGCTCTACATGTATTAGGAG AATCTGTGCGGTCCCCCCTCTCTACTGGTGAAGCAGTGGCAGTCAGTGTGGCAGCTACATTCACTATTTCCATAGCGATTGGACTCTTGTTGGGGATGTCTCTAATGTATACTGCATTATGTATTACAGGAATAGGGGACACTACACAGTAA